A genomic segment from Candidatus Zixiibacteriota bacterium encodes:
- a CDS encoding pitrilysin family protein — translation MSKILTLLALGIFLAAGAMGQTGALKLDVKEKTLSNGMRILVVENHSAPVFSTIIKFNTGSVDERPGITGISHLLEHMLFKGSKIFGTADFEAEVPIMRKIDSLAALLHAEQVKLNSPLYQADSARYKAIKEEMAALQSEQKKYVIKDELWSTYLQNGGTTLNASTGNDGTQYFVSLPKNRLELWAFMEADRLDNLVLREFYSERDVVMEERRLRTENEPWGIVYEALGATMFWASPYAWPVIGWMSDLEMVMREEVEEYFKSHYAPSNAVAAIVGDVDAEEVFRVCEKYFGKIPAQPTPPPVRTRDAAQKGERRVEIEFDANPIGIVAWRTPEVGHPDLPALSVAANVLSSGRTSRFYKNIREKKLGNVSASVDNSSRLPSAFYCSITPYGEHSFQDLEEAVYAEIEKLKTEPLSEWELQKVRNQIDASFTRSLESNLGIAFRISGSEVVTGDWSHFIKLQEQIKMVTADDVMRVVSKYLTKSNRTVVYIVKTKSEAAPSAALPSY, via the coding sequence GTGAGTAAAATCCTGACTTTATTGGCGCTGGGCATCTTCCTGGCCGCCGGCGCCATGGGACAGACCGGCGCATTGAAGCTGGACGTAAAAGAGAAAACCTTATCCAATGGAATGAGAATCCTGGTGGTGGAAAATCATTCGGCGCCGGTTTTCTCGACTATTATAAAATTCAATACCGGCTCTGTCGACGAACGCCCCGGCATAACCGGTATATCGCATCTTTTGGAGCATATGTTGTTCAAAGGAAGCAAGATTTTCGGAACCGCTGATTTTGAAGCGGAGGTCCCCATCATGCGGAAAATCGATTCCCTGGCGGCGCTTCTTCATGCCGAGCAGGTGAAGCTGAATAGTCCCCTCTATCAGGCTGATTCCGCCCGCTATAAGGCAATCAAGGAAGAAATGGCGGCGCTTCAGAGCGAGCAGAAGAAATATGTCATAAAAGATGAACTCTGGAGCACCTATCTGCAGAACGGCGGCACCACGTTGAACGCATCGACGGGAAATGACGGCACCCAGTATTTTGTCTCCCTGCCCAAAAATCGTCTGGAACTCTGGGCGTTTATGGAAGCCGACCGACTTGATAATCTGGTTCTGCGCGAATTCTATTCCGAGCGCGATGTCGTCATGGAGGAGCGCCGTCTGCGCACCGAGAATGAACCGTGGGGAATAGTCTATGAAGCGCTGGGAGCAACCATGTTTTGGGCGTCACCCTATGCCTGGCCTGTTATCGGCTGGATGAGCGACCTGGAGATGGTCATGCGGGAAGAAGTCGAAGAGTATTTCAAGTCGCACTATGCCCCATCCAATGCCGTGGCGGCGATTGTCGGAGATGTTGATGCTGAAGAGGTCTTCCGGGTTTGCGAGAAATATTTCGGCAAGATTCCGGCGCAGCCGACTCCTCCGCCGGTGCGGACCCGTGATGCCGCGCAAAAAGGGGAGCGGCGTGTGGAAATTGAATTCGACGCCAATCCTATTGGGATTGTCGCCTGGCGGACGCCCGAGGTCGGTCACCCCGACCTGCCGGCTCTGTCGGTGGCGGCTAATGTCCTGTCGTCGGGTCGAACCAGCCGCTTCTACAAAAATATTCGCGAGAAAAAGCTCGGCAATGTTTCCGCCTCGGTGGACAACTCGTCCCGTCTGCCCAGCGCCTTCTATTGCTCCATCACCCCTTATGGCGAGCACAGTTTTCAGGACCTGGAAGAGGCCGTCTACGCCGAAATCGAAAAATTGAAGACCGAACCGCTTTCAGAATGGGAACTACAGAAAGTGCGCAATCAGATTGACGCCTCATTCACCCGCTCACTGGAATCGAACCTCGGCATTGCTTTTCGCATTTCCGGCAGCGAGGTTGTTACCGGCGACTGGTCGCACTTCATCAAATTGCAGGAACAGATTAAGATGGTCACAGCCGACGATGTGATGCGGGTTGTCAGTAAGTACCTGACCAAATCGAATCGCACCGTGGTGTACATCGTTAAGACCAAATCGGAAGCGGCGCCCAGCGCGGCACTGCCGTCTTACTGA